From a single Actinomycetota bacterium genomic region:
- a CDS encoding CrcB family protein → MYLQVSGFLFIGLPGAFTAFSTLSLETVTLIKEKEYINALISI, encoded by the coding sequence ATGTATCTACAAGTATCAGGATTTTTATTTATAGGCTTGCCGGGAGCTTTTACCGCCTTTTCAACTTTAAGCCTTGAGACTGTTACTCTTATAAAAGAAAAAGAATATATAAATGCACTGATTAGCATATAG